A genomic window from Peromyscus maniculatus bairdii isolate BWxNUB_F1_BW_parent chromosome 1, HU_Pman_BW_mat_3.1, whole genome shotgun sequence includes:
- the Nlrp10 gene encoding NACHT, LRR and PYD domains-containing protein 10, translating into MANSPQEALLWALNDLEENSFKTLKFHLRDMTQFHLARGELEGLSRVEVASKLISMYGAQEAVRVVSRSLRAMNLMELVDYLSRVCLNDYREIYREHVRCLEERQDWGVNSSHNELLLVAMSSPASPGSPSCLDLEQELVSVESLFAPEAESYSTPPIVVMQGSAGTGKTTLVKKLVQDWAKGTLYPGRFDYVFYVSCREVVLLPKCDLPNLICWCCGDDQAPVTEILRQPERLLFILDGFDELQKSSRAECVLHILIRRREVPCSLLITTRPPALQSLEPMLGERRHVHVLGFSEEERKKYFNSYFTDKEQSRNALEFVQNNDVLYKACQVPGICWVVCSWLKRKMARGQELSETPNNSTDIFTAYVSTFLPTDGNGDSSELTRHRVLRSLCSLAAEGIQHQRLLFEEDVLRKYSLDGPSLTAFLNSIDYREGLGIKKLYSFRHISFQEFFYAMSYLVKEDQSQLGEATRREVAKLVEQEKDEEMTLSLQFLFDMLKTDSTLGLGLKFDFTITPSLRRDLNYFKEKIETMKHNRSWDLEFSLYNSKIKKIAQGIQIKDVRFNMQHSVKKEPGKGKPISVKSSLGKGQVQSPLLKTNDSTEEPKGASNGKSRGAEEPARRVRNSRLASTEKGHMEMKAQEGGGVERQEDGEGQRVKKDGEMRDQMNGCQRE; encoded by the exons ATGGCCAACAGCCCCCAGGAGGCATTGCTCTGGGCCTTGAATGACCTTGAGGAGAATAGTTTCAAGACGCTGAAGTTCCACTTACGGGATATGACCCAATTTCATCTGGCCCGCGGGGAACTGGAGGGATTGAGTCGTGTGGAAGTAGCGTCAAAACTGATCTCAATGTACGGAGCACAGGAAGCTGTGAGAGTGGTGAGCAGGAGCTTGCGGGCCATGAACTTGATGGAGCTTGTAGACTACCTCAGCCGGGTTTGTCTGAATG ATTACAGAGAGATCTACCGGGAACATGTGCGCTGCTTGGAGGAGAGGCAAGATTGGGGTGTTAACAGCAGTCACAACGAGCTGCTCCTGGTGGCCATGTCCAGTCCAGCGAGTCCGGGATCGCCTTCCTGTCTGGACCTGGAGCAGGAGTTGGTCAGTGTGGAGTCTTTATTCGCTCCAGAGGCGGAGTCCTACTCAACCCCGCCCATAGTGGTGATGCAAGGATCTGCAGGCACCGGAAAGACAACCCTGGTCAAAAAACTGGTACAGGACTGGGCCAAAGGGACCCTGTACCCTGGCCGGTTTGATTATGTTTTCTATGTGAGCTGCAGAGAAGTGGTCCTGCTGCCCAAGTGTGACCTGCCCAACCTCATCTGCTGGTGTTGTGGAGATGATCAAGCCCCAGTCACAGAGATTTTGAGGCAGCCTGAGCGGCTCCTGTTCATCCTGGATGGCTTTGACGAGTTACAGAAGTCCAGTCGTGCAGAGTGCGTACTACACATTCTAATTAGGAGAAGGGAGGTGCCGTGCTCTCTTCTCATCACCACTCGGCCTCCGGCTTTGCAGAGTCTGGAGCCCATGCTGGGTGAAAGGCGACATGTCCATGTGTTAGGCTTCtctgaggaggagaggaagaagtactTCAACTCCTATTTTACCGATAAGGAGCAATCGAGAAATGCCCTTGAGTTTGTGCAAAACAATGATGTTCTCTACAAAGCATGCCAGGTTCCGGGCATTTGCTGGGTGGTCTGCTCCTGGCTAAAGAGAAAGATGGCAAGAGGCCAGGAACTCTCAGAGACACCTAACAATAGTACAGACATCTTCACTGCTTATGTGTCCACCTTCCTGCCCACTGATGGCAATGGGGACAGCTCTGAGCTCACCCGGCACAGGGTCCTGAGGAGTCTGTGTTCCTTGGCAGCCGAGGGAATCCAGCACCAGAGGCTGCTATTCGAAGAAGATGTCCTCAGAAAGTACAGCTTAGATGGCCCCAGCCTCACTGCCTTCCTGAACAGCATCGACTATCGGGAAGGGCTTGGCATCAAGAAACTCTACAGCTTTCGCCACATCAGCTTCCAGGAATTTTTCTATGCCATGTCTTACCTTGTGAAGGAGGACCAGAGTCAGCTAGGGGAGGCAACGCGCAGAGAAGTGGCGAAGCTGGTGGAGCAGGAGAAAGATGAAGAGATGACTCTCAGTTTGCAGTTCTTGTTTGACATGTTGAAAACAGACAGCACCTTGGGCTTGGGGCTGAAGTTCGACTTCACAATTACTCCCTCGCTAAGGCGGGAtctgaattattttaaagaaaaaatagaaaccaTGAAGCACAACAGGTCGTGGGATTTGGAATTCTCTCTCtataattctaaaataaagaaaatcgcACAAGGTATCCAGATAAAAGATGTCAGGTTCAATATGCAACATTCAGTCAAAAAGGAACCTGGTAAGGGGAAGCCAATTTCAGTGAAAAGCAGCCTTGGTAAGGGGCAGGTACAAAGTCCTCTCTTGAAAACCAATGACAGCACGGAGGAACCAAAGGGGGCCTCTAATGGGAAAAGCAGAGGGGCAGAGGAACCTGCCCGGAGGGTTAGAAACAGTAGGCTGGCAAGTACAGAAAAGGGGCATATGGAGATGAAGGCTCAGGAGGGTGGTGgggtggagaggcaggaggatggagaaggaCAGAGAGTTAAAAAGGATGGAGAGATGAGAGATCAGATGAATGGGTGCCAGAGAGAGTGA
- the Eif3f gene encoding eukaryotic translation initiation factor 3 subunit F has protein sequence MASPAVPASVPPATVATAPAPAATAAPASAPTAPTPAPAPAAAPAAAPAPASSSDPAAATPAAPGQPPASTPAPAQTPAPSQPGPALPGPFPGGRVVRLHPVILASIVDSYERRNEGAARVIGTLLGTVDKHSVEVTNCFSVPHNESEDEVAVDMEFAKNMYELHKKVSPNELILGWYATGHDITEHSVLIHEYYSREAPNPIHLTVDTGLQNGRMSIKAYVSTLMGVPGRTMGVMFTPLTVKYAYYDTERIGVDLIMKTCFSPNRVIGLSSDLQQVGGASARIQDALSTVLQYAEDVLSGKVSADNTVGRFLMSLVNQVPKIVPDDFETMLNSNINDLLMVTYLANLTQSQIALNEKLVNL, from the exons ATGGCATCCCCGGCCGTACCGGCAAGTGTCCCTCCTGCTACTGTGGCCACAGCCCCGGCGCCGGCCGCCACCGCAGCCCCGGCTTCAGCCCCGACAGCGCCCACGCCAGCTCCGGCGCCGGCTGCTGCTCCCGCTGCGGCCCCGGCTCCCGCCTCGTCCTCCGACCCAGCGGCAGCTACGCCTGCCGCACCGGGCCAGCCACCGGCCTCCACGCCAGCCCCTGCGCAGACGCCGGCACCCTCGCAGCCCGGGCCCGCCCTCCCAGGGCCTTTCCCCGGCGGCCGCGTGGTCAGGCTACACCCAGTTATTTTGGCCTCCATCGTGGACAGCTACGAGCGACGCAACGAGGGAGCTGCCCGGGTTATCGGAACCCTGCTGG GAACTGTTGACAAGCACTCAGTGGAAGTCACCAACTGCTTTTCAGTGCCACACAATGAGTCAGAAGATGAA GTGGCTGTTGACATGGAGTTTGCTAAGAATATGTATGAATTGCACAAAAAAGTCTCCCCAAATGAGCTCATCCTAGGCTG GTATGCGACAGGCCATGACATCACAGAACATTCAGTGCTGATCCATGAGTACTACAGCCGAGAGGCCCCAAACCCCATTCACCTCACTGTGGACACAGGTCTCCAGAATGGGCGCATGAGCATCAAGGCTTATGTTAG cactTTAATGGGTGTCCCTGGGAGGACCATGGGAGTGATGTTCACACCTCTCACCGTGAAGTATGCGTATTATGACACTGAGCGCATTGGAG TTGACCTCATCATGAAGACATGTTTTAGCCCCAACCGGGTGATTGGACTCTCAAGTGACCTACAGCAAGTGGGAGGAGCCTCAGCTCGCATCCAGGATGCCCTAAGCACTGTATTGCAGTATGCTGAGGATGTGCTG TCTGGAAAAGTGTCTGCCGACAACACTGTAGGCCGCTTCTTGATGAGCCTGGTCAATCAAGTACCCAAGATAGTTCCTGATGACTTTGAGACCATGCTCAACAGCAACATCAAT GACCTGCTGATGGTGACCTACCTGGCCAATCTCACCCAGTCACAGATTGCCCTCAATGAGAAACTTGTCAACCTGTGA